DNA from Amycolatopsis sp. DSM 110486:
GAATCCAGGAGAAGACAGTGGCCAAGCCACCCATCCGTAAGCCCAAGAAGAAGGTCTGCGTTTTCTGCAAGGCCGAGAAGAAGGGCCGCCCGGAACTGATCGACTACAAGGACACCAACCTGCTGCGGAAGTACATCTCCGACCGCGGCAAGATCCGTGCCCGTCGCGTCACCGGCAACTGCAGCCAGCACCAGCGTGACATCGCCATCGCGGTGAAGAACTCGCGCGAGATGGCACTGCTGCCCTACACCTCGACCGCTCGCTGAGGAGGCTCGTCATGGCGAAGATCATTCTCACCACGGACGTGGCGAACCTCGGTGGCCCCGGCGACATCGTCGAGGTCAAGGACGGTTACGCCCGCAACT
Protein-coding regions in this window:
- the rpsR gene encoding 30S ribosomal protein S18; translated protein: MAKPPIRKPKKKVCVFCKAEKKGRPELIDYKDTNLLRKYISDRGKIRARRVTGNCSQHQRDIAIAVKNSREMALLPYTSTAR